One genomic window of Terriglobia bacterium includes the following:
- a CDS encoding YdcF family protein codes for MTLVKRLLETCFSPVGIMIICFAIGLLAGSRRHWRVWRRLIPAGAGLCMIWLLTPLAEVLVAHLERPFPAMLHPYASAGVRTVVVLSGYGEDYPFVPVTSRLSGETISRMVEGIRLYRELPGAKLVFSGGVVHKQDKPVASLMGDFSKTLGVPDTDIVLESRSQTTYENFVELKKIIGTTPFILVTSACDLRRATAVARRLGMRPLAAPAAIWAAQHYPAGMSWPAWAGRLAEGLVQPSTDRLVYLQRAYHEYLGYIWYWMLGRV; via the coding sequence ATGACTCTTGTGAAACGTCTGCTCGAGACCTGCTTTTCTCCGGTCGGAATCATGATCATCTGCTTTGCGATTGGTTTGCTGGCAGGGTCTCGGCGTCACTGGCGCGTGTGGCGCCGCCTGATTCCGGCAGGAGCGGGACTCTGCATGATCTGGCTGCTCACCCCGCTCGCCGAGGTGCTGGTGGCCCACCTGGAGCGTCCTTTTCCGGCAATGTTGCATCCCTATGCTTCGGCAGGCGTCCGGACAGTCGTGGTGCTGTCGGGATATGGAGAGGATTATCCCTTTGTCCCTGTAACCAGCAGGCTCTCAGGTGAGACGATCTCCCGGATGGTCGAGGGTATCCGGCTTTATCGCGAACTGCCCGGTGCAAAGCTGGTCTTCTCGGGGGGAGTCGTGCACAAGCAGGACAAACCTGTGGCAAGCCTCATGGGGGATTTCAGCAAAACTCTGGGTGTTCCGGACACGGATATCGTCCTCGAAAGCCGCTCGCAAACCACCTATGAAAACTTCGTGGAATTGAAGAAAATAATTGGAACGACGCCGTTCATTCTCGTCACCTCCGCCTGCGATCTGCGGCGGGCAACGGCCGTGGCGCGCAGATTGGGGATGAGACCGCTCGCCGCGCCTGCCGCCATCTGGGCCGCGCAGCATTACCCGGCCGGAATGTCATGGCCGGCATGGGCAGGCAGACTCGCGGAGGGTCTGGTCCAGCCATCGACCGATCGGCTGGTTTACCTCCAGCGGGCATATCACGAATACCTCGGCTACATCTGGTATTGGATGCTCGGGCGGGTGTGA
- a CDS encoding LysR family transcriptional regulator, with protein METSRMGHRRGRKINLLQLCGTGSTVRSGVGAHMQVETLKVYCDLVESGSFSQSAARNFITQSAVSQQIRMLESRFNTPLLVRQGRTAYPTEAGRILYEGAREILDQFDRVDLQLRSLGEEMTGTVRIATIYSVGLYEMSLVIKTFLKTYPKVNLHVEYSRANRVYEECQKGGADIGIVTYPKPRQGIEVIPLPADKLILICSPQHPFARRRQIDLRKLNGQKFVAFERDIPSRRALDQIFRAHDVEVRVVMELDNIETIKRSVEIGIGVSIVPLFSVQREVQAGTLAQVSFARQTFLRPLGVIVKRNRTLSPAARKLIELLRRPQSESRS; from the coding sequence ATGGAAACCTCCCGCATGGGCCACCGCCGGGGCCGCAAGATCAATCTGCTGCAACTCTGCGGCACCGGCTCCACGGTGAGATCTGGCGTCGGCGCGCATATGCAAGTGGAGACCCTCAAGGTTTATTGTGATCTGGTCGAGAGCGGCAGCTTCTCGCAGTCTGCGGCACGGAACTTCATAACGCAGTCGGCAGTTAGCCAGCAGATCCGGATGCTCGAATCCCGGTTCAACACGCCTCTGCTGGTGCGGCAGGGAAGAACTGCGTACCCGACCGAAGCCGGACGCATTCTCTATGAAGGCGCGCGCGAAATTCTGGACCAATTCGATCGCGTGGACCTGCAGCTGAGGTCGTTGGGGGAAGAGATGACCGGGACGGTGCGGATCGCCACGATTTACAGCGTCGGTCTCTACGAGATGTCCCTGGTGATCAAGACATTTCTCAAGACCTACCCCAAAGTGAACCTTCATGTGGAATACAGCCGTGCCAATCGCGTCTACGAGGAGTGCCAGAAGGGTGGAGCCGATATCGGCATCGTCACGTATCCCAAGCCGCGGCAGGGCATTGAGGTGATACCGCTGCCGGCCGACAAGCTGATCCTGATCTGCTCACCCCAGCATCCCTTCGCCCGCCGGCGGCAGATCGACCTGCGCAAGCTCAACGGCCAGAAGTTCGTTGCGTTCGAACGCGACATTCCGAGCCGGCGCGCCCTGGATCAGATCTTTCGCGCTCATGACGTCGAGGTCAGGGTGGTCATGGAACTGGACAACATCGAGACCATCAAACGCAGTGTGGAAATCGGCATCGGCGTTTCGATCGTACCCTTGTTCAGCGTCCAGCGGGAGGTCCAGGCCGGGACGCTGGCGCAGGTTTCTTTCGCGCGCCAGACCTTCCTGCGCCCGCTCGGCGTCATCGTCAAACGCAACCGGACATTGTCACCGGCCGCCCGGAAACTGATCGAACTCTTGCGGCGCCCGCAGTCGGAGTCGCGATCATGA
- a CDS encoding redoxin domain-containing protein, protein MLEPQIRLRRSPAACAFLNLLLTMAAAAQSSPLTGGQIGAKVADFRLTDNNGKSHTLEDYTGKILVLEFWSFKCPVSLAYDERVAALQSKYGGRGVSVLAVASNKNESSAEVKRNAENLKLAFPVLLDQDGMLAEKLGATHTPSVFILDGTGTLRYRGAIDNNKRATERGRIAYVEAALDALLAGQPVPQADTQVFGCSIKR, encoded by the coding sequence GTGCTCGAACCTCAGATTCGCCTTCGCCGGTCGCCTGCCGCTTGCGCGTTCCTGAATCTCCTGCTGACAATGGCTGCGGCTGCGCAGAGTTCACCTTTGACGGGTGGGCAGATCGGCGCGAAGGTTGCCGACTTTCGTCTGACGGATAACAATGGCAAGAGCCATACCCTGGAAGACTACACCGGTAAGATTTTGGTTCTCGAGTTCTGGTCCTTCAAATGCCCGGTCTCCCTGGCCTATGACGAACGCGTGGCGGCGTTGCAGTCCAAGTACGGCGGCCGCGGAGTATCTGTGCTCGCTGTGGCGTCGAACAAGAACGAATCATCCGCCGAGGTCAAGCGCAACGCAGAAAACCTGAAGCTGGCGTTCCCGGTTCTGCTGGATCAGGATGGCATGCTCGCCGAGAAGCTGGGTGCTACTCACACGCCGAGTGTGTTCATACTGGATGGCACGGGAACACTCCGTTATCGTGGCGCGATCGACAACAACAAGCGCGCCACCGAGCGCGGGCGGATCGCCTATGTCGAAGCTGCGCTCGATGCGTTACTGGCGGGCCAGCCCGTTCCTCAGGCCGATACACAAGTTTTCGGATGCAGCATCAAGCGTTAG